TAACACACATCAGGaggataaaatgttttttgtttgttttctattatttatgtatataatgACATCAACAGAGTAACAATACCTTTGTTGTGTTCTAGCAACTTCCATTCGGCCAGCATCCAGAGGTGTTTGGGATGCATGAAAATGTGGACATTTCTAAAGATCTCCAGCAGACGAAACTGCTGTTTGATTCCCTGCTACTCACCCAGGGAGGTGGTGCTAAGGGAGGTAGTAGCTCTGGGGGTGACAACACGCTGTACGATATAGCGAATGACATCCTTACCCAGGTATAAACTAGTAGCATCTCCTCTTCATTTAGCTGTTTTTAGACTCACTGGTGGTCATGCTAGTGGCTATGTCAGTTGCCCACCTTTTTGGTCCAGACcaaaatatctcagcaactattgTGTGGATTGACACGAGATTTTGTGCAGACTTTCATGGTCCCTAGGGTATGAGTCATACTGACTTTGTTGAtctcctcacttttcctctagtgcccCAAGCAGGTCAGGTTTCACTGATCccatgaaatatctcaacatctacctGATGACTTGGCAAAATATTTTGTATAGACATTGATAGTTCTCATAGTTCATGGTTCAGTGACTCcttaatgactttggtgagCCCATGACATgtcctctagcaccaccatgagaTAGACAGTTGCAGTTTGgtgtgaaatgtctcaacaactacagaCAGACATTGATGTCACCCTCATGACTGTCCCTAAACCTCATttgtaaatgttagcatgctagcaccactgtgagcatgttagtatgctgaagttagcatttagcttgaAGCACCAGTGAGCATACATACCACCTCACAGGGCTGTAAACCACTGTTattacacatacataaatacttTTGTTTATCTTGTATAAGATATCTAAAGAGCATGTTATTATAGCCCTGATGTGAGATGAGGAACTTTTACGTGTGATTTTTCCCATCATTTTAATCTTGTAGTATTTGATTTACAGTAATATTTTCTAAGatttgggtttatttttttgaagaaaatacacaggGCACCAGTGCAGATTTCTGGTAAAGAATTTCTAATTTGTGTTTGTTACCTCAACTATAATCTGTACATACTCCATTGAATACTTGTAACTAGCAGGCTTGCTTTTTTCTATAGCTTCCAGCTAATTTTGACACAGAAGCAGCTCTCCTGAAGTTCCCTGTGCGCTATGAGGAGAGTATGAACACTGTGCTCGTCCAAGAGATGGAGCGCTACAACATGTATGGCAAAACAGTTCAGTGCAGAACTTTAAGAAGTACAGCACATCACCacttattttatgacttaactgctgcttctctctcgctctcgctctctctctctctctctctctctctctctctctctctatcaggCTGTGTAGTGCAATCCGTGTGAGTCTACAGAACCTGCTGAAGGCCATTAAAGGTTTTGTGGTGATGGATGCAGAGCTGGAGGCAGTTGCAGGCAGTCTGATGGTGGGAAAGGTCCCAGAAAAATGGGCCAAGTGCTCTTACCCCAGCCTCAAACCCTTGGGCAGCTATGTTTCTGACTTTCTCTCAAGACTGAAGTTTTTGCAGGTGAGACTGCCTCACAAAGATCATTTCGTTCAGCGAGGGACACTATTATTTTTGATTGAGGACTGGAAAATGCATTGTATGCTTGAGTATAATTCAATGTGAGCTTGTTCAGTTTTTTACTCAtcttatattttcatttttactttgtgtgtctgtagcaATGGTATGACAGCTGTAAGCCTACCGTGTTCTGGCTGTCAGGCTTCTTCTTCACCCAGGCCTTCCTAACTGGGGCTATGCAGAACTACGCCAGGAAATACCATGTCCCCATTGACCTGCTAGGTTTTGATTTTGAGGTCAAATGACACACACTTTATGATCCTTTGTCTCCACCTCAAAGATCTTCTCATAGCCCTAACAGTACGCTGATGAGTTTCGTTTTTATGATCTTACAGGTTCTTCCTATCAATGAGTCAGACACATCACCTGAGGATGGTGTTTATATTAATGGATTGTTTCTGGACGGAGCTCGATGGGACACAGGGAGGTAGGTGTTCACACTACATAgatgtttacatatttttagAATAATAGTTATTATGATTGTGAAATACAAGGAGACTGGATAAACCTGACCTATTGTTTGTCTCTCTATCATCAGTGGAGTTCTGGCTGAGCAGCACCCCAAAATCCTATTTGACTTCATGCCAATCATCTGGATAAAACCTAGTAAGTATTAGTTTACTTTGTATACAGCCAATGTATGACAAATGAAATTAATTCCATTTACGTTTGTctatttgtctttgtgttttctttgtttctttgtttctctcccaTGCAGATCAAAAGAATAGCATCGACCAGCCTCAAAAACTGTATGTTTGCCCTCTCTACAAGACCAGTGAGAGGAAGGGCACCCTCTCTACCACAGGTCACTCCACCAATTTTGTCATTTCCATGATGTTGCTCACCAGCAGGCCCCCTCAACATTGGATCAAGCGCGGTGTGGCCATGCTCTGCCAGCTGGATGACTGAATTGGTCGACACACTGTTGAAGACTGAGGCACTTTTCTGTggcacataaaacacagaggccTTGTTGGATTCTCATTTCCTTAACTATGCAAAATTAAGCATAATCTTTGTTTCTTACCAACAAATATGAGTTTCAAAACTATGGATAGAGCATGAATATGGATTTTCTctcaaaaaagtaaaaattaaagaCTTGAAATTATATATGTctaattatatataatacacGAGGATGGCAACATGCACATCTCAGTCCTCAGTAGGtcaaagcaaaaatgtaaaaacagaaaaacaaaaactgcactgATTCTAATAAATTTAACAAACAAGCATATTGCATGCAGAGTCccctgtatttattttctatgtagGCCTGCAGAACATACTAATCAACCCAGTGTGCAGCAATTGTTCAGTTACTAATTTAACATTAAGTAAACtttcatttcaaacaataaaatcagCTCCGCTCTTTCGACTTTTGAGTTTTTATAATAGTTGCTATAACAGCAGTGACATTGCTGTTGAACACATTTACACTCATGTACCATAACAGTAATGTAGCCACAAGCCATATGTAACAAAATGGCTTTCTAAAATTAAACATGTATGGGTTGTAATGAGAACCAGGGCAACTGGTAACAAGAAACCTTGACATTACCAAAATGGTGCTGCTATAGAAGCTTGATGGGCTTGCTTGTGTATCTTGTCagtacacatactgtacctttACTACCTGTTGGTGccgttgttttctttttgcattgCCCACATGCCTCCATTTGTCACCTGCTGCTGTCTACAGACTTGTGAATACCTCATAAGCCATAATGTGAACCATTAATGTGTCGGCTATGATCTGCTGCACTAACTTTATTATATTAAGACGATGCAGTACTCTAGCACAGAAAACAATACAGCAACACTAtaggtttaaaaataaaaaaaacatctcttaTGGATAATCACTGAATAGACAATGCTTACCTGCAAAACTGAACTTGATATACACCATATGGGAATTCATACATGCATTTACTTATGCTAATGTGAATGCGGGCACTCACAGTATCAGGATTTAAATTGATAAAACTATTTAATAAAACTACTATTTTTATAATGGCCTTTCCTATGTTATGAGAGAATGTGCACATGAGCTGAATCATGGTGGCAGTTGTTGCAGTGTTCAGCGGGTCAAAGCAAAGACCCCGTGATCTGATATTTATAGTAGACGAGATATAAATAGCTCCAGCATGTGTGGACACCGAGAAGCCCACTGGCTATACTGTTGTTAAAACTACCGAGGGAGCACTACCATTTGACTGAAGGTaaccaccagaaaaaaaaaaatgcatttggaGAAAAAACTAGACTGATTAGTGCAGAGCTTGAAGGTAATTGCTGCTGTAGTAGAGATTAACCTGTTGAACTTGATTTGCAGCTGATATTTGATGTTGAATTTCCAGGTTATTTAATAGGACTTTTCTTCATGACATTTCTTCCGCTGCTTAAACAGAGCTGTGAAATGATACCATCAGTCGTTTATAACCTAAACAGTAGGACTCTCCATACTTTTCTTTTGGCCATGCTGAAagacaaatacaacacattCTCTGCAGATGTAGGACGAAATAAGATGGCTCATTGGAATCTTTAGATTTAATCAAACTAAACTAATTTTGACATGCAATTCAACAACAGGAAAAAGATTGACTGCTACTCTTACCTGCTTAGCTACACTGTGCTGTAGTTCACTTTCCCCTTGGTGTGTGAGTTCTCAGGTACTAAATTTCATGAGCTTGTTCACTTTATGTGCTGTGTGTCCCCTGGAGCAACTCCTTGTGCATTTCAGATGAACACAGAGACGAAGGATGACTTTTATCAATCTGAGGACGACTTGGATGAAGATGAGGCAACCCAATATATAATTGAACAAAGTCTGATTGAATATAGAAAACTCAAAGGATTGAATCCAAGGTGAATCTCTAACCACCCAGTATTAACTGTCTCTTTCTGCACATTATGAATCTCTTGTCAATGTCTTTTCATAGTGACCTGAAACCCAGTGAAGATCCTGATGAGATTTTCAAAGCAATCAAGGAGGGTAAGCTGTTGTCAAAGCAAATTCggacaataataatgaatacaaTATCCTGCTGGAAATTATGATACTCTGTCTTTAACCACAGGTGATGAGGATGCACTGAACAGACTGGCAGTGCAACCGGAGACTCTGTCCAGAGTTGATGAACGAGGTTGGATCCCCCTGCACGAGGCTGCAGTGCATCAGAATAAAAGGATGCTTGAGATTATATTCTCCGGTAGTAAAGTTATTACGCGTATGACTGTAATATTTCAGCATACAGACtctcttctttttaaatttattagTTGTTTGGTGTTTGGGTTCCAGCATCATCCCCCGGTGCAGTCCACTGTCGCACTCTCAAGGGTGAGACGCCACTGTTTCTAGCTGTGGTCCATGGACTCAGAGAGAACGCTACATTCCTGTTACAGAATGGTTGTAGCCCGGATCTCCAGAATGATGAGCAGGATTCTCCATTAGTCGCAGGTATCTGACATTAACTTCATCAGAATGCAAAATGCATCTGATTTTATAGAAACCTGAACATACATTATTTCCTTATTTCCTAATTCTGAATGATATTTTCTCCCTGCTACTCCATATTTCTTATTAGCTATCTTGAATGACCAGTATGACCTAGCCACACTCCTGCTTCGCTACAATGCCAAAGTAGACAACACAGGACAAATGAACAGGACAGCTCTTCATGAGTGCGCCTTTTTAGGCTTGGAGAACTTTGTCTATCTGCTCCTGGAGTCTGGTGCCAACCCAAATGCATGCaacatcaaaaagaaaactccACTGGCTCTGGCTGCACAGAATGGACATTTGAATGTGGTGGAGGTCCTATTACACAAAGGTACATGAAATAAGGCCATTTAATCTCTGCTATGCATTTTGAAAGTATCTGTGTTCCATTAGTTCACTCACAGAGTTGCTCTGAAAACTTATGGTGCTGGAAAAagtaaaggataaaaaaaaaaaaaaaaacgttttgcTTTTTGGCTTTTCAGAAAAGTTGTAAAATTATACAAACTGTGGATAAATTTCTGAATTATTTTCCATACTGTTTTCAGGTCTGGAAATTAAATGTATATTCTTATACTATCTATATTCATTTTGTAGGAGCCCATGTGTGGTGTGAATCAGACTCAGGCACTATTTTGtttgaagcagcagcatcaggaaaCCCTGATGTAATCTCCTTACTTCTGGACTATGGAGCAGATCCGAACACACCTCTTTACAGTGGGCACCTGCCAATTCACCGTGTGGCATACCACGGACACAGACTGTGAGGAGAATCTCTGTGACAACATCTAGCTTTCCCACTTTTCAAATAGAGTTTGAACCACTGTCATGTTATTGAACGAGGACTCCTCTTTGACAGGGCACTGGAGCACCTCATCCCAGTGACCAGACTGGACGCTGTAAAGGAAAGTGGCATGAGTCCTCTCCATTCTGCGGCTGCTGGGGGACATGCCCATTGTGTGGAGATCCTGCTCAAAGCTGGCTACGATCCAAACTTCATGCTTCACCCCAGGGTGCGCCGCAGCTATGATGATGAGCGCAGGTCTGCCCTCTTTTTTGCTGTGTCCAACAATGATCTTCAGTGCACCCGCTTGCTTTTAGAAGCTGGGGCAATGGTGAACCAGGATCCTATCACCTGTTTGCAGGTGGCTCTTAGACAGGGCAACTATGAACTGATCAACACATTGCTGAAGTTTGGGGCAAATGTAAACTACTACTCCCGTGTCAACACCACTCACTTCCCATCAGCACTGCAGTATGCCTTGAAAGATGAGGTGATGCTGAGAATGATTCTGAACCATGGATATGATGTTAAGCGTTGCTTTGACTGTCCGTATGGCGACAGTTCCCATGGTCCTTGGACGACCTCAGTCATCAAAGACATGGTGGTGAGACCAAGTTTGTCTGAGAGAAAAATGGTATAAAGAATGAAATACAGGCGGAACAGTGGAATAACACTTTCTTTCAAGGTTTCTCTTTGACTGCCacgtgtctctgtttgtgtcttttagTTCTGTGAGGTGATAACTGTGTCCTGGCTTAAGCACTTAACTGCTCAGGTGGTGCGCATCATGCTCGACTACACCGACCATGTCTCCTTCTGCACCAAACTTAAGGAAACTTTGGAGGGGCAGAAACAGTGGCCAGAGATCTGTCATATTCAAAGTAAGAACTATTACGATCCCTCATATTTTACACCGGTCGGCAAAagtgttttgatgattttatgtgtATTCATTGACTTTATTGACTTTACACTCAGGAAATGTACGGAGTTTGAAGCACCTCTGTCGGTTGCAGATTAGGCAGCATCTCAGTCGCCTGCGCTTGAGATCCCCAGCCTTCATCaacttccttcctcttcctcccaggCTGAAAGATTACATACGCTACAAGGAGTTTGATGTTTACAGCAGGGGCAGCATGGTTAACCCcatgtgaaaacacatttacagatgtCACAGATAGAGGGACAAAGACAGTCACTCATTTGCATTGttattgtatgtttatgtacatgtacatgttttatgTAGCCTACTTTGAGCCttgacttatttattattatttgtataaACCTGTATGTACTTAAGAGTTCTATCAATAGCTGCAGTGATATGTCAGTCTTGTGTAAAGATTTACTCTGTTATAGTGGCTCCTCTGGTTAAATGGGtccttaaaaaaacattttgaaaataaatacaaatggtgtgttgttattattattattattgttattattatacaCTCGGTCTTATTTtaatgattacattttaaaaaaagggaatacagcaaattgcaaaaaaaaaaaaacattgattgattgattatatgaaaaaaattcatgaacaagaatatttaaaaatgcataattCTTTAGCCTTTCTTATGACAAATCTTTGTCTTCACCTGGTGGTAGAATGAAGTATTGCAGCTGTGGGATCTCCATCTgctttacagtgtgtgtatgacttGTCAGCTGCTTGCCATCTCAGTGTGTGGAGTAAATGTGTCCTGTGGTGAAATTGGCCTTAAACAGGTgttataaaagtaaaagtgatgCATAGTGGTGTAAAAATAATATGTTAAATATAGAGTAATGATACACAATCAGGGCATTTTACATGACTGCATCCTACATCAATGTCACATCCTATGGTCACATCCCATCACTACATCAGTTCAGTATCTGTCTCCGCCGCTGGGTGGCGCGGATTCTCTCGTATGTAAACATAGTGACGGCAGCGTTTTGCAGTGGTGGAGAAGAACGTGTACGTCATTTTCACAATGGCGGAGGCtgggtgaggaggagagtgtgtgtgaagcgGCGCCGTAATCGTTACAGCTACATTGCCCGTAAGACGTGCACGGTGCCCGAAAATGGCCCTGAACCCCAGCGCGGTGGGGAAAAAGGACACAGAATGTACCGAGACGGGCGAACTCCACCCCGACGGTGGCGAACCCCAGAAGAATTCAGCCGCCACCTCGGCCACAGCCAACCAAAATGGCGATCAGGCTGGATGTGGAGACAGTGTAATGCCCGAACAAGAAGCCCCTGAACGGCGGAGGAGCGCGCAGACGGACGCCCGGAGCTTTAGCAGCTCTCCCTTGACGGGCCAGAGACCGAACGAAGAGCTGCCACGGAGAAATTTTCAAATTCCGAGGAAGATAAGAGAACGGAAAGGTGGTGCCATATCGCTGCTATTTTGAACAGTGCCTGCACTGTCTTTCATaattctgctgctgcatgttgcTAGCCTGCTAACTAGCTGGCTGGTCTGGCTAGTTTGATAGAGTTTAACAAAATGTTCACCGATATTTTAGGTTTGCGTTAGATCAGCATCATGTGGTGTAAGCACACGGATAGTCTCGATGGATGTAGTGTGAGTTGTTTTAGCAGACACAGCTATGGTAGCTGGGCTCAGGTATCCAAGTTACCAGTGAGCAGCAGGCAACTACGTTGCTGTGAAGGCGCCTGAAAGCGGCACTTTTGAGGACTGCCCGTTTGAAAGCACACCTTGTTCGCTTTCTTCACCTTTTTATGGGTCCGTGGTCTGGTTGAATAATGCTGCTGgagttatgtgtgtgtagcagcCATCACTTGACAACATGTGGGTGTCTCATTGACCTCAGTGAAGGGCATGGATTTCTCCACCCCACCCGTCTATGTGATACGTTttcactataccatgacatttttaatgccatcTAAGTAGGGCTGCCCACCCCTTGTCCCAGCTTGATGTCACTGGTATTACAGAGCACATCACTTCAGTACCCCACAGCATAACCCCATGAACCCTCCTGCACTTGCCCCCTTCTTTCAGAGTGATAAAAGTACCCTTAGCAAAGTGCTGAATGCACAGTGGTTGTCACAAAGTATGCTATTAAACATTAGTTATATGTGTATATAAGCAAAGTTGAGATGAAGTCGTTGGATTTATCACTTTGAGCCTTTTATAAGCAGCTGTGCTTGCAGTATGTGGCCAGCTTTACCACCAGCAGGTTGCAAatgtaatgtataaaatgtcTAATACATTCCGTTGTTATGCTGTTAAGTTGGAAACTCAACAGCTGTGAGACGGGCTTGGCTGTGCGTGCAGTCTGTTGGCCTGTCTCCAGTCTTCATCCTTTTGTCTCACGTGAGAGATGTTTACTTTGCGTTTCCCCACAACTTGAGGCTGGTGATGGCCTATCCAGGTAGCCTGTCATGGTGGTTTCActtctttgcatgtgttttgattGACATGATAAACCTGATGTAAATAAAGGCAGATGCAAGGCTTGGTCACCTGTACAGCGGTTAGTTGATGCAAGGGACTCCTGGTTGCTGTTGTTGATCAGTGTTTTTCCAATCCTAAAAACTTGTCCTTTCCCAAAGAACATTTCAGTCACCTGCTGTGATGAGCTGGCTGTAGCAGATGAGAAATAAGTTTGGCACAGAATGCTGCTGGTACATTGCAACTTCACTgaactgtaaacacactgtaattttCTTGCCTGCAAGCACTTAGTTCACATCACTTCCTCCTGTACCTGATGTCTTTTATACAAGAGTATGTGACTCAGATGTTGAGGTAGGCAAATTCTGAACGCAGGACATGTGTATCATCTTTCTGTGAAAGAAAAGACCATATATTGTAGACTTGCTATCTTTATGCCAAAGTACCTTATAAATGAGGGAAGAGCTTGATGATCAGTCCGACGTGGCTGTCTGCTACAAGTTAACTTTGCACATGCGCACAAGTTTTTGCTGCAGATACTATATACTAATCCACTGTTTCACCTCTGTGTGCAGGCTTGTACCAGTTTCTGCCCCCCGACAGCCGGGAGTTTGAGGACCTTGTGAAGATTATCTCCTCGTTTTACTTGGACGCATCATCGCGAGGAACCTTCTCCTACTGCAAGGCCCGGCTCATTCACAATGAGCTGCTGGAGAAAGAGGTTGGTCATTG
The genomic region above belongs to Seriola aureovittata isolate HTS-2021-v1 ecotype China chromosome 9, ASM2101889v1, whole genome shotgun sequence and contains:
- the asb14b gene encoding dynein axonemal heavy chain 12 isoform X1 yields the protein MCCVSPGATPCAFQMNTETKDDFYQSEDDLDEDEATQYIIEQSLIEYRKLKGLNPSDLKPSEDPDEIFKAIKEGDEDALNRLAVQPETLSRVDERGWIPLHEAAVHQNKRMLEIIFSASSPGAVHCRTLKGETPLFLAVVHGLRENATFLLQNGCSPDLQNDEQDSPLVAAILNDQYDLATLLLRYNAKVDNTGQMNRTALHECAFLGLENFVYLLLESGANPNACNIKKKTPLALAAQNGHLNVVEVLLHKGAHVWCESDSGTILFEAAASGNPDVISLLLDYGADPNTPLYSGHLPIHRVAYHGHRLALEHLIPVTRLDAVKESGMSPLHSAAAGGHAHCVEILLKAGYDPNFMLHPRVRRSYDDERRSALFFAVSNNDLQCTRLLLEAGAMVNQDPITCLQVALRQGNYELINTLLKFGANVNYYSRVNTTHFPSALQYALKDEVMLRMILNHGYDVKRCFDCPYGDSSHGPWTTSVIKDMVFCEVITVSWLKHLTAQVVRIMLDYTDHVSFCTKLKETLEGQKQWPEICHIQRNVRSLKHLCRLQIRQHLSRLRLRSPAFINFLPLPPRLKDYIRYKEFDVYSRGSMVNPM
- the asb14b gene encoding dynein axonemal heavy chain 12 isoform X2 codes for the protein MNTETKDDFYQSEDDLDEDEATQYIIEQSLIEYRKLKGLNPSDLKPSEDPDEIFKAIKEGDEDALNRLAVQPETLSRVDERGWIPLHEAAVHQNKRMLEIIFSASSPGAVHCRTLKGETPLFLAVVHGLRENATFLLQNGCSPDLQNDEQDSPLVAAILNDQYDLATLLLRYNAKVDNTGQMNRTALHECAFLGLENFVYLLLESGANPNACNIKKKTPLALAAQNGHLNVVEVLLHKGAHVWCESDSGTILFEAAASGNPDVISLLLDYGADPNTPLYSGHLPIHRVAYHGHRLALEHLIPVTRLDAVKESGMSPLHSAAAGGHAHCVEILLKAGYDPNFMLHPRVRRSYDDERRSALFFAVSNNDLQCTRLLLEAGAMVNQDPITCLQVALRQGNYELINTLLKFGANVNYYSRVNTTHFPSALQYALKDEVMLRMILNHGYDVKRCFDCPYGDSSHGPWTTSVIKDMVFCEVITVSWLKHLTAQVVRIMLDYTDHVSFCTKLKETLEGQKQWPEICHIQRNVRSLKHLCRLQIRQHLSRLRLRSPAFINFLPLPPRLKDYIRYKEFDVYSRGSMVNPM